TTTTTCTGGGTCCGCCGCCGCCTGCAGGGCGCCAGTCTTTTGCCGCAACCAGTTCTTCATAGCGATCCTGGATGCCCAGTTCACATAGACGGTTCCAGATCAATTGCCATGCACAATCCACATCCGGGCTGATCTCACATTTTCCATTGGAATTGCCGCCGCAAGGACCGTTCATCAGACTTTTTGAACAACGCGCAACAGGACAGATGCCGCCGGTAACGCCCAGCATGCAGTCGCCACAACCCATGCAGCGCTCGGCCCAGATACCCTGGCTTTCGGAAGCGCCCATGAACTTGGTATTCACACCCGGGAAAACCGGAATCGCATAGTTAATAGCAACGGTCTGAATTCCGCAGCCACAGGCCAGAGATACAATGGCGTCCACCTGGCCGGCCAAGTCTTCAAGCTGTGCAACGTATTCGGGATCACACTGACGTTCC
This window of the uncultured Desulfobacter sp. genome carries:
- a CDS encoding methylenetetrahydrofolate reductase C-terminal domain-containing protein; translation: MITAEQKPLQEILGYIAPYEKILVVGCNECVTVCAAGGRKEVGLLASAIRLNSAKEGKKIEVLEHTLERQCDPEYVAQLEDLAGQVDAIVSLACGCGIQTVAINYAIPVFPGVNTKFMGASESQGIWAERCMGCGDCMLGVTGGICPVARCSKSLMNGPCGGNSNGKCEISPDVDCAWQLIWNRLCELGIQDRYEELVAAKDWRPAGGGGPRKIIREDLASSKITEDVE